Proteins encoded in a region of the Triticum dicoccoides isolate Atlit2015 ecotype Zavitan chromosome 3A, WEW_v2.0, whole genome shotgun sequence genome:
- the LOC119267946 gene encoding tonoplast dicarboxylate transporter-like: MDPRCSQQWESSMEDVSTPLLPLHDDGRTDGRSCSALASLLANKYLAIAAGPLASALICAFVDFGHGRAAARNMLGVLAWVFIWWLTDAVPLGVASMAPLFLFPAFGISSSDAVAKAYMDDVISLVLGSFILALAIEHYNIHRRLALNITSLFCGDPVRPPPLLLGICGTTMFISMWIHNTPCTVMMMPVATGILQRFPRGQAASSSADAHEVRRFSKAVVLGVMYASTIGGMSTVTGTGANIILVGMWSTYFPEQRPITFSSWMSFGFPVALVLFAALWVTLCLMYCSSNTGRALSAYLDRTHLRRELSLLGPMAFAEKMVLAVFGGLIVLWMTRSLTNDIPGWGVLFHGKVGDGTVTIMMTTLLFIIPNGKGGGEKLMDWGKCRKLQWNIILLLGAGFAIAEGFKASGLTDILSEGLGFLRGAPPLVIAPVACVFSAVITEFTSDDAATTLVLPLLAELGNTIGVHPLLLMVPGTVGAQLSYLLPTASPPNVVGFGTGYITIKDMVLTGIPIKVVGVATLAVLLPTLGSVVFGMDQKL, encoded by the exons ATGGATCCGCGGTGCAGCCAGCAGTGGGAGAGCTCGATGGAGGACGTGTCGACGCCGCTGCTGCCTCTGCATGACGACGGCAGGACGGACGGGCGCTCGTGCTCGGCCCTGGCGTCGCTGCTCGCCAACAAGTACCTCGCGATCGCGGCGGGGCCGCTGGCGTCGGCGCTCATCTGCGCATTCGTGGACTTCGGCCACGGGCGCGCCGCGGCGCGCAACATGCTGGGCGTGCTGGCGTGGGTGTTCATCTGGTGGCTCACCGACGCCGTGCCGCTCGGCGTGGCGTCCATGGCGCCGCTGTTCCTCTTCCCGGCGTTCGGCATCTCCTCCTCGGACGCCGTCGCCAAGGCCTACATGGACGACGTCATCTCCCTCGTCCTCGGTAGCTTCATCCTGGCGCTCGCCATCGAGCACTACAACAtccaccgccgcctcgccctcaAC ATCACGTCGCTCTTCTGCGGGGACCCGGTgaggccgccgccgctgctgctgggcATCTGCGGCACCACCATGTTCATCAGCATGTGGATTCACAACACGCCCTGCACCGTCATGATGATGCCGGTGGCGACGGGGATCCTGCAGCGGTTCCCGCGCGGCCAGGCGGCGTCCTCGTCCGCCGACGCGCACGAGGTCCGGCGGTTCTCCAAGGCGGTGGTGCTCGGCGTCATGTACGCGTCCACCATCGGCGGGATGTCGACGGTGACGGGCACGGGCGCCAACATCATCCTGGTGGGGATGTGGTCCACCTACTTCCCCGAGCAGCGGCCCATCACCTTTAGCTCCTGGATGTCCTTCGGCTTCCCCGTCGCGCTTGTACTGTTCGCGGCGCTCTGGGTCACGCTCTGCCTCATGTACTGCTCCAGCAACACCGGAAGAGCGCTGTCGGCTTACCTCGACAGGACCCATCTCAGGAGGGAGCTCAGCTTGCTTG GTCCAATGGCTTTTGCAGAGAAGATGGTTCTAGCCGTTTTTGGA GGCCTAATTGTGCTGTGGATGACGAGAAGCCTGACGAACGACATCCCTGGGTGGGGAGTCCTCTTCCACGGCAAAGTCGGGGATGGAACAGTCACC ATCATGATGACCACTCTGCTCTTCATAATCCCCAACGGCAAGGGCGGCGGCGAGAAGCTCATGGACTGGGGCAAGTGCCGGAAGCTGCAGTGGAACATCATCCTCCTCCTCGGCGCGGGTTTCGCCATCGCCGAGGGCTTCAAGGCGAGCGGCCTGACGGACATACTCTCGGAGGGGCTGGGATTCCTGAGGGGCGCGCCGCCGCTGGTGATCGCGCCCGTGGCGTGCGTCTTCAGCGCCGTCATCACGGAGTTCACGTCAGACGACGCGGCCACCACCCTGGTCCTGCCGCTGCTGGCGGAGCTGGGAAACACCATCGGCGTGCACCCTCTGCTGCTCATGGTCCCCGGTACGGTCGGCGCGCAGCTGTCCTACCTGCTGCCCACCGCCTCGCCGCCCAACGTCGTCGGGTTCGGCACCGGCTACATCACCATCAAGGACATGGTGCTCACCGGAATACCCATCAAAGTGGTGGGCGTTGCAACTCTCGCCGTCCTACTGCCAACTCTAG GTTCTGTGGTTTTTGGCATGGATCAGAAGTTGTAG